The following proteins come from a genomic window of Rutidosis leptorrhynchoides isolate AG116_Rl617_1_P2 chromosome 10, CSIRO_AGI_Rlap_v1, whole genome shotgun sequence:
- the LOC139873609 gene encoding aminodeoxychorismate synthase, chloroplastic, whose product MNFKLCSNPSEITSSPCLERSQRMININKTQTRASDLVNKDSIQVSSNGPRKVVLSSQYVPDQLEETCLTRKPSSKPRQKVEFVRTLLIDNYDSYTYNIYQELSVVNGIPPVVVQNDEWTWEEACYYIYEKRLFDNIVISPGPGSPACPDDVGICLKLLLECKDIPILGVCLGHQALGYVHGADVIHAFEPVHGRLSEIRHNGSRLFNDIPSGTDSGFKVVRYHSLVVDAKLLPKELIPIAWTCSSSDTVSSLRSVDRDSQLDRIVEDTKEVLMGIMHSTRPHYGLQFHPESIATCHGSRIFKNFRDITEDFWGERKLQYNNACMQMGNGRWQFKDNPPKSAAYLSILDTNHVNNMYRMMVNSSNLNYSSSIKNFKLLLKLQWRKLDNFSCQVGGAKNIFLKLFGNEKAENTFWLDSSSTEKKRARFSFMGGKGGSLWKQITFRLSDPTSEVSCSTRGGHLSIEDAQGLSTTTFLEDGFFHYMNKELQSIHYDEKDYEGLPFEFYGGYIGYLGYGLKVECSGVSHNRHKAETPDACFFFADNLIVIDHSNNDIYILSIHDQTNNKPTTTWLHDAEQNLIALKKELTTPKTCILPKKSTVVVKEAGFLSDKTREEYIEDVEKCQKYIKDGESYELCLTTQMRKNVGVDFDPLGLYLNLRNKNPAPYAAWLNFSKEKLTICCSSPERFLRLDTDGILEAKPIKGTIARGSTPEEDEMLRLQLQHSEKDQAENLMIVDLLRNDLGRVCEPGSVHVPRLMEVESYATVHTMVSTIRGKKQSNLSAIDCVRAAFPGGSMTGAPKLRSMELLDSLESCSRGIYSGCIGFFSYNQTFDLNIVIRTAVLHNGEVTIGAGGAIVALSSPEEEYKEMVLKARAPVNAVVEYQHESLE is encoded by the exons ATGAACTTCAAACTATGCTCAAATCCTTCAGAGATAACATCATCCCCTTGTTTAGAAAGATCACAAAGGATGATAAACATAAATAAAACACAAACCAGGGCTAGTGACTTGGTCAACAAAGACAGTATCCAAGTGTCCAGTAATGGGCCTAGGAAGGTGGTGCTTTCTAGTCAATATGTACCAGATCAACTGGAAGAAACATGTTTAACACGAAAGCCATCGTCAAAGCCAAGACAGAAGGTTGAATTTGTCAGGACATTGTTGATTGACAACTACGACAGCTATACATACAATATATACCAGGAGTTATCTGTTGTTAATGGAA TACCTCCTGTTGTGGTGCAGAATGATGAATGGACATGGGAGGAGGCATGCTATTACATTTACGAGAAGAGACTCTTTGATAACATTGTTATCTCACCAGGTCCAGGATCACCTGCATGCCCAGATGATGTAG GGATTTGTCTCAAGTTGCTGCTAGAGTGTAAAGACATTCCAATCTTGGGTGTTTGTCTCGGGCACCAG GCCTTAGGATATGTGCATGGTGCAGATGTCATTCATGCCTTTGAACCTGTCCATGGACGTCTCAG CGAAATTCGTCACAATGGAAGCAGACTATTCAATGATATTCCTTCCGGCACGGATTCAGGATTTAAG GTGGTTCGATATCATTCCCTTGTTGTAGATGCAAAATTACTTCCAAAAGAGCTCATACCTATAGCATGGACATGTTCATCATCTGATACAGTTTCTTCTCTAAGGTCTGTTGACCGTGATAGTCAACTTGACCGAATTGTTGAAGACACGAAAGAAGTTCTCATGGGTATCATGCATTCCACAAGACCTCATTATGGTTTGCAG TTTCATCCTGAGAGCATTGCCACCTGTCATGGTAGTCGGATATTCAAAAACTTTAGAGATATAACTGAAGATTTTTGGGGCGAAAGGAAGTTGCAGTATAATAATG CGTGCATGCAGATGGGAAATGGAAGATGGCAGTTCAAAGACAACCCTCCTAAAAGTGCAGCgtatttatcaattcttgatacaAACCATGTCAATAACATGTACAGGATGATGGTAAACTCGTCAAATCTGAACTACTCTAGTAGTATCAAGAACTTCAAGTTATTATTAAAGTTACAATGGAGGAAATTAGACAACTTTTCTTGTCAAGTTGGTGGGGCAAAAAATATATTTCTAAAGCTGTTTGGAAATGAAAAGGCTGAAAACACCTTTTGGCTGGACAGCTCATCTACCGAAAAG AAACGAGCAAGGTTTTCATTTATGGGTGGAAAAGGTGGTTCTCTTTGGAAGCAGATAACTTTCCGATTGTCAGACCCAACCAG TGAGGTTAGTTGTAGTACGCGTGGAGGTCATTTATCAATTGAAGATGCTCAAGGGTTATCTACAACCACGTTTTTGGAAGATGGTTTCTTCCATTATATGAATAAG GAACTTCAATCTATACATTATGATGAAAAAGATTACGAAGGGTTACCATTTGAGTTTTACGGTGGATACATTGGCTATCTtgg ATATGGTCTTAAAGTTGAATGCAGTGGTGTATCACATAATCGGCACAAGGCAGAAACACCAGATGCATGCTTCTTTTTTGCAGACAATCTTATCGTTATTGATCATTCCAACAATGATATCTACATTCTCTCTATTCACGATCAAACCAATAATAAACCAACAACAACGTGGTTACATGATGCTGAGCAGAATCTGATCGCCTTAAAAAAAGAGTTAACAACTCCCAAAACTTGTATCCTGCCCAAGAAGAGCACTGTAGTAGTAAAAGAGGCCGGATTTTTATCGGACAAAACGAGAGAGGAGTATATTGAAGATGTGGAGaaatgtcagaaatatataaaagaTGGAGAAAGCTACGAGCTGTGTCTCACAACTCAAATGAGAAAGAACGTAGGAGTTGACTTTGATCCTTTGGGGCTTTACCTTAATCTAAGAAATAAAAATCCTGCACCGTATGCCGCCTGGCTTAACTTTTCAAAAGAAAAGTTGACTATTTGCTGTTCTTCACCCGAGAGATTTTTACGCTTAGATACAGATGGTATTCTGGAAGCAAAACCTATCAAGGGTACTATAGCCCGTGGCTCGACACCTGAGGAAGATGAGATGCTTAGATTACAACTACAACACAG TGAAAAAGATCAAGCAGAAAACCTGATGATTGTTGATCTTTTAAGAAATGATCTGGGCCGTGTATGTGAACCTGGTTCTGTGCACGTACCCCGTCTTATGGAAGTTGAATCATACGCAACCGTCCACACTATGGTAAGCACAATTCGAGGAAAAAAACAATCAAATTTAAGTGCAATCGATTGCGTTAGAGCAGCATTCCCTGGTGGCTCAATGACAGGTGCACCCAAATTGAGATCAATGGAACTACTAGATTCTTTAGAAAGTTGTTCGAGAGGCATATATTCTGGTTGCATTGGGTTCTTTTCGTATAACCAAACGTTTGATCTCAATATAGTTATACGAACAGCTGTCCTTCACAATGGTGAAGTTACTATCGGTGCAGGTGGAGCCATTGTGGCTCTATCGAGTCCTGAAGAAGAATACAAAGAAATGGTTTTGAAAGCAAGAGCACCTGTTAACGCTGTGGTCGAATATCAACATGAATCTTTGGAGTAG